In one Mesorhizobium australicum genomic region, the following are encoded:
- a CDS encoding peptidoglycan DD-metalloendopeptidase family protein, giving the protein MQKSQRILARGAALVLVGGVAAGCSSGVSRFTDDILTGSTANQRSIVRKDSQPFPGDVAARPAPANGTYAESAARTAVAPQPVTRSSLPPVASAPVSTPAPTVVAEAPRVDTTPTGSVARTPVAQVEEVHQGWSRAGGTQVTLKEGETLYNLSKRFGVPVKEIMKANGIASADTVTVGQKVVIPTYVYSSKAPVSAPDNTREVAEAKSSRGVKTDAPADVPRPGKRPDNLAVLPQQPKVKEAEAETKTADNSAAPAAPKPTAQTGGGYTVVAGDSLYGIAKKTGAKAADIRKANNLGETANLKIGQKLVIPAAGQQVAQAPKVDPVITGTAGPAKKEAKPEAAKLATYTPPKADNKVIKDAEAASKEAAPDSTGIGKMRWPVRGRVVGTYGNSNGASFNDGIDIAVPEGTPVKAAENGVVIFAGEGLKDFGKTVLVRHADGKVTVYGHTGEIKVSRGDTVKRGQEIATSGMTGSTDTPKLHFEVRENSNPVDPQQYLE; this is encoded by the coding sequence TTGCAGAAGAGTCAGCGCATTCTGGCGCGTGGCGCAGCGCTTGTCCTGGTCGGCGGTGTGGCCGCCGGGTGCAGCTCCGGTGTCAGCCGGTTCACCGACGACATCCTCACCGGCTCAACCGCCAACCAGCGCTCGATCGTCAGGAAGGACAGCCAGCCTTTCCCCGGCGATGTCGCCGCCAGGCCTGCTCCCGCGAACGGAACCTATGCAGAATCGGCAGCCCGAACGGCGGTCGCGCCGCAGCCCGTGACGCGCTCCTCTCTTCCTCCGGTCGCCTCCGCGCCCGTATCCACGCCCGCTCCGACGGTCGTCGCCGAAGCTCCGAGGGTGGACACCACACCGACCGGTTCGGTCGCCAGGACGCCTGTTGCGCAGGTCGAGGAGGTGCATCAGGGCTGGTCGCGCGCCGGCGGCACGCAGGTCACGCTCAAGGAGGGCGAGACCCTTTATAACCTGTCGAAGCGGTTTGGCGTGCCGGTCAAGGAGATCATGAAGGCCAACGGGATCGCCAGCGCCGACACGGTGACCGTCGGCCAGAAGGTGGTGATCCCGACCTATGTCTATTCCAGCAAGGCTCCCGTCTCCGCACCGGACAACACGCGGGAGGTGGCCGAAGCCAAGTCGTCGCGCGGCGTGAAGACCGATGCGCCGGCTGATGTGCCGCGCCCAGGCAAGCGGCCGGACAACCTGGCCGTCCTGCCGCAGCAGCCCAAGGTTAAGGAAGCGGAAGCCGAGACGAAGACGGCAGACAACAGTGCGGCTCCCGCCGCGCCGAAACCCACCGCACAGACTGGCGGCGGCTACACGGTCGTCGCCGGCGATTCGCTCTATGGAATTGCCAAAAAGACCGGCGCAAAGGCGGCCGACATCCGCAAGGCCAACAATCTCGGCGAGACGGCCAATCTCAAGATCGGCCAGAAGCTGGTTATTCCCGCGGCCGGCCAGCAGGTCGCACAAGCGCCGAAGGTCGACCCAGTGATCACCGGAACCGCCGGCCCCGCCAAGAAGGAGGCGAAGCCGGAAGCGGCGAAACTCGCCACCTACACGCCGCCCAAGGCCGACAACAAGGTGATCAAGGACGCCGAGGCCGCGAGCAAAGAGGCGGCACCCGATTCGACCGGCATCGGCAAGATGCGCTGGCCGGTGCGCGGCCGCGTCGTCGGCACCTACGGCAACTCGAACGGCGCCTCGTTCAACGACGGCATCGATATCGCGGTGCCGGAAGGCACGCCGGTCAAGGCGGCCGAGAACGGCGTCGTGATCTTTGCCGGCGAGGGGCTGAAGGATTTTGGCAAGACCGTGCTGGTGCGCCATGCCGACGGCAAGGTGACCGTCTACGGCCATACCGGCGAGATCAAAGTCAGCCGCGGCGATACGGTCAAGCGCGGCCAGGAGATCGCCACCTCGGGCATGACCGGCAGCACCGATACGCCGAAGCTGCACTTCGAGGTTCGCGAGAATTCTAATCCCGTCGACCCGCAGCAATATCTCGAATAG
- the yajC gene encoding preprotein translocase subunit YajC, protein MFVTPAYAQTGVAGGSEMLISILPFVLIFVIMYFLIIRPQRAQLKKREEMLKNIRRGDQVVTGGGLVGKVAKVIDERGEVEIDLGNNVKVTAVRATIAEVRAKGEPVANQNAKG, encoded by the coding sequence ATGTTCGTCACCCCTGCATACGCGCAGACCGGCGTCGCCGGCGGATCCGAGATGCTGATCAGCATCCTGCCGTTCGTGCTGATCTTCGTGATCATGTATTTCCTGATTATCCGTCCGCAGCGTGCGCAGTTGAAGAAGCGTGAGGAGATGCTGAAGAACATCCGTCGTGGCGATCAGGTCGTCACCGGAGGCGGACTGGTCGGCAAGGTAGCCAAGGTGATCGACGAGCGCGGCGAGGTCGAGATCGACCTCGGCAACAATGTGAAGGTCACGGCCGTGCGCGCGACGATCGCGGAAGTGCGGGCCAAGGGCGAGCCGGTCGCCAACCAGAACGCCAAGGGCTGA
- a CDS encoding Mth938-like domain-containing protein codes for MAQAPTGPGIVIRQAHFPGRAPIDAYGNGGFRFADMSHRGSILCLPSGIYGWEPKDPAAIDIDDLAKVFAESDDIEILLVGMGRDLRPIPKPVREALRAAGISSDPMSTGAALRTFNVLLADGRAVAAALIAVE; via the coding sequence ATGGCTCAGGCCCCCACAGGCCCGGGTATCGTGATCCGCCAGGCGCACTTTCCCGGGCGCGCGCCGATCGATGCCTACGGCAATGGCGGATTCCGCTTCGCGGACATGTCGCATCGCGGCTCGATCCTGTGCCTGCCGTCCGGCATCTATGGCTGGGAGCCGAAGGATCCCGCGGCGATCGACATCGACGACCTGGCGAAGGTGTTCGCGGAAAGCGATGACATCGAGATTCTGCTCGTAGGTATGGGACGCGACCTGCGGCCTATCCCCAAGCCGGTGAGGGAAGCCCTACGGGCCGCCGGCATCTCTTCCGACCCGATGTCGACGGGTGCGGCGCTGCGCACATTCAACGTGCTGCTCGCAGATGGGCGCGCGGTTGCCGCCGCGCTGATTGCGGTCGAGTGA
- the secDF gene encoding protein translocase subunit SecDF, whose translation MLHFTRWKTILIWLTVAVGVVIAAPNLFSKSFLDALPDWMPKRQMTLGLDLQGGSHILLQLDRKDLIEERLETARNDIRASLRDARIGYTGLSGTANSVQVRIRDAADVQKAKDALTNMTAPVASGLFTGGSISELDFDEPEPGLLRYTLTEAGINYRMNSALSQSIEVVGRRVNELGTTEPLIQRQGDDRILVQVPGLQDPDRLKDILGQTAKLTFQMVDSTMPVQDAIEGRPPAGSVVMYSTDDPPEAYLIETRVIVSGENLVDAQATFDQRTSEPVVSFRFDNRGATLFGQATQQNVGKLFAIILDNQVISAPQIREPILGGTGQISGNFTVEGANDLAVLLRAGALPATLTIIEERTVGPSLGADSISAGKVASIIGAVLVLGFMILAYGSLGLIANIALAANIALIVAALSLLGATLTLPGIAGIVLTMGMAVDSNVLIYERVKEERRAGRSIVQSLDAGFARALATIVDANLTTLIAAMILFYMGSGPVRGFAVTLAIGIATTVFTAFTLTRWMIAFWLRRQRPTELPRGFVNIVPDNTKIPFMSWRRYTFALSIFLSIASVTLFMTKSMNYGIDFQGGTSIEVRAKSGSGDAGDIRSRLSDLNLGDVQVQQIGAIGDYLVRVGGQNLGDNAEQSVVAKVQGELANDYEFRRVESVGPTVSSELARAGTIAVVLALIAMLVYIWFRFEWQFGVGAVISTLHDVIMVIGLYVLLGLEFNLSSIAAVLTVVGYSVNDTVVVYDRVRENLRRYKKMPLDQLLDLSMNQTLSRTFLTSLTTLIALLALYLFGGEVIRSFTLAMIFGIAFGTYSSIFIASPLLILFKLRPGMFDRDEPGAPKEGAKATPAKA comes from the coding sequence ATGCTTCATTTCACGCGCTGGAAGACCATCCTCATCTGGTTGACGGTGGCCGTCGGCGTGGTGATTGCCGCCCCGAACCTGTTTTCAAAGTCGTTCCTCGATGCGCTGCCCGACTGGATGCCGAAGCGGCAGATGACGCTCGGCCTCGACCTGCAGGGCGGTTCGCACATCCTCCTGCAGCTTGATCGCAAGGATCTGATCGAAGAGCGGCTTGAAACCGCCCGCAACGACATCCGTGCCTCGCTGCGTGACGCGCGGATCGGCTACACCGGCCTGTCGGGCACCGCCAATTCGGTGCAGGTGAGGATCCGCGACGCGGCCGATGTCCAGAAGGCCAAGGACGCGCTCACCAACATGACGGCGCCGGTCGCGTCCGGCCTCTTCACCGGCGGCTCGATCAGCGAACTCGACTTCGACGAGCCGGAGCCCGGCCTGTTGCGCTATACCCTCACGGAAGCGGGCATCAACTACCGGATGAACTCCGCGCTGTCGCAGTCGATCGAGGTCGTCGGCCGGCGCGTCAACGAGCTCGGCACGACGGAACCTCTCATCCAGCGCCAGGGTGACGACCGTATCCTCGTGCAGGTGCCCGGCCTGCAGGATCCCGACAGGCTGAAGGACATCCTCGGCCAGACCGCGAAGCTGACGTTCCAGATGGTCGATTCGACCATGCCGGTGCAGGATGCTATCGAGGGCCGCCCGCCGGCAGGATCGGTCGTCATGTATTCGACCGACGATCCGCCCGAGGCCTATCTCATCGAGACCCGCGTGATCGTCTCCGGCGAGAATCTCGTCGATGCGCAGGCTACGTTCGACCAGCGCACCAGCGAGCCGGTCGTCTCGTTCCGATTCGACAATCGCGGCGCCACGCTGTTCGGCCAGGCGACGCAGCAGAATGTCGGCAAGCTGTTTGCGATCATCCTCGACAACCAAGTCATCTCCGCGCCGCAGATCCGTGAGCCGATCCTCGGCGGCACCGGCCAGATCTCCGGCAATTTCACCGTGGAAGGCGCGAACGACCTTGCCGTCCTGCTTAGGGCCGGCGCGCTTCCGGCGACGCTGACGATCATCGAGGAGCGCACGGTGGGCCCTAGCCTCGGTGCAGACTCGATCTCGGCGGGTAAGGTCGCGTCGATCATCGGGGCCGTGCTGGTGCTCGGCTTCATGATATTGGCCTACGGTTCGCTCGGCCTCATCGCCAATATTGCACTGGCGGCGAACATTGCCCTGATTGTCGCCGCATTATCCCTACTGGGCGCGACGCTAACGCTTCCCGGCATCGCCGGTATCGTTCTGACCATGGGCATGGCGGTCGATTCCAACGTTCTCATCTATGAACGCGTCAAGGAAGAGCGGCGCGCGGGGCGATCGATCGTGCAGTCTCTGGACGCGGGGTTCGCGCGCGCGCTCGCGACGATCGTTGACGCCAACCTGACCACGCTGATCGCGGCCATGATCCTGTTCTACATGGGCTCTGGCCCGGTGCGCGGCTTCGCGGTGACGCTTGCCATAGGCATTGCCACGACCGTGTTTACGGCCTTCACCCTGACGCGCTGGATGATTGCGTTCTGGCTGCGCCGTCAGCGGCCGACCGAACTGCCGCGCGGGTTCGTCAACATCGTTCCTGACAATACCAAGATTCCGTTCATGTCATGGCGGCGCTACACGTTCGCATTGTCGATCTTCCTGTCGATCGCATCCGTCACGCTGTTCATGACAAAGTCGATGAATTACGGCATCGACTTCCAAGGTGGCACCAGTATTGAAGTCCGTGCCAAAAGCGGGTCCGGCGACGCCGGCGACATTAGATCTCGCTTGTCCGATCTAAACCTCGGCGATGTGCAGGTGCAGCAGATCGGAGCGATTGGCGATTATCTGGTTCGCGTCGGCGGCCAGAATCTGGGTGACAATGCCGAGCAGAGTGTCGTCGCCAAAGTTCAGGGGGAGCTGGCGAACGATTATGAGTTTAGGCGCGTAGAGTCGGTCGGGCCCACCGTGTCGTCTGAACTGGCGCGGGCGGGCACGATTGCCGTTGTCCTCGCCCTGATCGCGATGCTCGTCTATATCTGGTTCCGCTTCGAATGGCAGTTCGGCGTTGGAGCGGTAATCTCGACGCTGCACGATGTCATCATGGTGATCGGGCTCTACGTCCTATTAGGTCTCGAGTTCAATTTGTCGAGCATCGCGGCCGTACTCACCGTTGTCGGCTATTCGGTCAACGACACAGTGGTCGTCTATGATCGCGTCCGGGAAAATCTGAGACGCTACAAGAAGATGCCGCTCGACCAACTGCTCGACCTGTCGATGAACCAGACGCTGTCGCGCACGTTTCTGACCAGCTTGACCACGCTGATCGCACTCCTGGCACTCTACCTATTCGGGGGCGAGGTCATCCGATCGTTCACGCTGGCCATGATCTTCGGCATCGCCTTCGGCACATATTCGTCGATCTTCATCGCCAGCCCGCTGCTTATCCTGTTCAAGCTCCGCCCGGGCATGTTCGACCGCGACGAGCCGGGCGCGCCGAAGGAAGGCGCCAAGGCGACCCCGGCCAAGGCCTGA
- a CDS encoding phytoene/squalene synthase family protein, with amino-acid sequence MPSLDPYLADLVRKADQDRYLSVLYAPEDRRDALLALYAFDAEVARVRDLISDPMPGEIRLQWWRDVISADEPGGGHPIAIALLKAIADHRLPRQTFLDYLEARVFDLYDDPMPSRTDLEGYCGETVSAIFQLAALVLDPAAAANAGEASGHAGCAAGIVRLIRLMPYHRSRGQCFVPLDILAAAGLDRDAFVAGENAAAMTAAASAMVSLASEHLRAFEAGVSALPTSLRPAFLPMATLPARLGRIDPSSGYQEPSPDISALRRHWLLFRRASRGW; translated from the coding sequence ATGCCATCTCTCGATCCATATCTTGCCGACCTGGTGCGCAAGGCCGACCAGGACCGGTATCTCAGCGTGCTTTACGCGCCGGAGGACAGGCGTGACGCACTGCTCGCACTCTATGCGTTCGATGCGGAAGTCGCGAGGGTGCGGGACCTGATCTCGGATCCGATGCCCGGCGAGATCAGGTTGCAATGGTGGCGCGACGTGATCTCCGCGGACGAACCGGGGGGCGGACATCCGATCGCAATCGCCCTTCTCAAGGCAATTGCCGACCATCGGCTGCCCAGGCAGACCTTCCTCGACTATCTCGAAGCGCGCGTGTTCGACCTCTACGACGACCCGATGCCCAGCCGGACGGATCTCGAAGGCTATTGCGGGGAGACCGTGTCGGCGATTTTCCAGCTCGCCGCGCTGGTGCTCGATCCCGCAGCGGCGGCGAATGCGGGCGAGGCGTCGGGTCACGCGGGATGTGCGGCCGGCATTGTACGGCTGATCCGGCTGATGCCGTATCACCGCTCCCGAGGGCAGTGCTTCGTGCCGCTCGATATTCTCGCCGCCGCGGGGCTCGATCGCGACGCTTTCGTCGCCGGAGAAAACGCCGCCGCCATGACGGCGGCCGCGAGCGCGATGGTTTCGCTCGCCAGCGAGCACTTGCGCGCGTTCGAAGCCGGGGTCTCAGCCTTGCCGACCTCGCTGCGTCCCGCCTTCCTACCGATGGCGACTTTGCCCGCGCGTCTCGGCAGGATCGATCCGTCCTCCGGCTACCAGGAGCCGTCGCCCGATATTTCGGCGCTGCGCCGTCACTGGCTGCTGTTCCGCCGCGCCTCACGCGGCTGGTGA
- a CDS encoding ATP-binding protein yields MTQESIEAKLDKLIQAVARLAPPTPPQPEFAAAEGFVWDAERGYPAPVPRVSRVDIGLIKGVDRVRDILVDNTMRFASGLPANNVLLWGARGMGKSSLVKAAHALANREGPSAGRLKLIEIHREDISTLPRLLNLLKTEPYRFILFCDDLSFDSDDTSYKSLKAALDGGVEGRPENVIFYATSNRRHLLPRDMIENERSTAINPHEAVEEKVSLSDRFGLWLGFHKCSQDEYLAMIDGYVAHYGLKVTPETLRHEALEWATTRGSRSGRVAWQFIQDLAGRLGQRISE; encoded by the coding sequence ATGACGCAGGAATCGATCGAAGCCAAGCTGGACAAGCTCATCCAGGCTGTTGCGCGCCTTGCGCCGCCGACGCCTCCGCAGCCCGAATTCGCCGCGGCCGAGGGTTTCGTATGGGATGCTGAGCGCGGCTATCCGGCGCCGGTGCCGCGGGTGAGCCGCGTCGACATCGGTCTGATCAAGGGCGTGGACCGGGTGCGCGATATCCTCGTCGACAACACGATGCGCTTCGCCTCCGGACTGCCCGCCAACAACGTGCTTCTCTGGGGCGCTCGGGGCATGGGCAAGTCCTCGCTGGTGAAGGCCGCGCACGCGCTCGCCAACCGCGAAGGCCCCTCGGCAGGCAGGCTGAAGCTGATCGAGATCCACCGCGAGGACATCTCGACGCTGCCGCGGCTGCTCAACCTCCTCAAGACCGAGCCTTACCGCTTCATCCTGTTCTGCGACGACCTGTCCTTCGACAGCGACGACACGTCCTACAAGTCGCTGAAGGCCGCGCTCGACGGCGGCGTCGAGGGGCGGCCGGAAAACGTCATCTTCTACGCAACGTCCAACCGGCGCCACCTCCTGCCGCGCGACATGATCGAGAACGAGCGCTCGACCGCGATCAACCCGCACGAGGCGGTCGAGGAGAAGGTTTCCCTGTCCGACCGCTTCGGCCTGTGGCTCGGCTTCCACAAATGCAGCCAGGACGAGTATCTCGCGATGATCGACGGATACGTCGCGCATTACGGGCTCAAGGTCACACCAGAGACGCTGCGCCACGAGGCGCTCGAGTGGGCGACGACGCGCGGCAGCCGGTCGGGACGCGTCGCCTGGCAGTTCATCCAGGATCTCGCCGGCAGGCTCGGCCAGCGCATCTCCGAATGA